The Leclercia sp. S52 genome has a segment encoding these proteins:
- the cyoA gene encoding cytochrome o ubiquinol oxidase subunit II, whose amino-acid sequence MTLRKYNKSLGWLSLFAGTVLLSGCDSALLDPKGQIGLEQRSLILTAFGLMMIVVIPAILMAVGFAWKYRASNKDAKYSPNWSHSNKVEAVVWTVPILIILFLAVLTWKTTHALEPAKPLVHDEKPITIEVVSMDWKWFFIYPEQGIATVNEIAFPANVPVQFKVTSNSVMNSFFIPRLGSQIYAMAGMQTNLHLIANEAGTYDGISASYSGPGFSGMKFKAIATPDRAAFDQWVAKAKQSTNTMSDMAAFDKVATPSEYNKVEYFSDVKPDLFKDVINKFMGHGKSMDMTQPEGEHASHEGMEGMDMSHAETSH is encoded by the coding sequence ATGACACTTAGGAAATACAATAAAAGTTTGGGATGGTTGTCGTTATTTGCAGGCACTGTATTACTCAGTGGCTGTGATTCTGCGCTGCTAGACCCCAAAGGACAGATTGGACTGGAGCAACGTTCGCTCATTCTGACGGCTTTCGGCCTGATGATGATCGTCGTGATTCCCGCCATCTTGATGGCTGTTGGTTTCGCCTGGAAGTATCGTGCGAGCAATAAAGATGCGAAGTATAGCCCTAACTGGTCACACTCCAATAAAGTGGAAGCTGTGGTCTGGACGGTGCCGATCCTGATCATCCTGTTCCTTGCCGTTCTGACATGGAAAACCACTCACGCGCTTGAACCTGCAAAACCGCTGGTTCACGATGAGAAACCGATTACGATCGAAGTCGTCTCCATGGACTGGAAATGGTTCTTCATCTACCCGGAACAGGGCATTGCTACCGTGAACGAAATCGCCTTCCCGGCGAACGTACCGGTGCAGTTCAAAGTAACGTCTAACTCCGTGATGAACTCCTTCTTTATCCCGCGTCTGGGTAGCCAGATTTACGCGATGGCCGGTATGCAGACCAACCTGCACCTGATCGCGAATGAAGCAGGCACCTATGATGGTATCTCCGCCAGCTACAGTGGCCCGGGCTTCTCTGGTATGAAGTTCAAAGCCATTGCCACACCTGACCGTGCCGCTTTCGACCAGTGGGTTGCTAAAGCGAAACAGTCTACGAACACCATGTCTGACATGGCCGCGTTCGACAAAGTGGCAACACCTAGCGAATACAACAAGGTGGAGTACTTCTCTGACGTGAAACCTGATTTGTTTAAAGACGTTATCAACAAATTTATGGGCCACGGCAAGAGCATGGACATGACCCAACCGGAAGGTGAGCACGCATCACACGAAGGAATGGAAGGCATGGACATGAGCCACGCGGAAACCTCTCACTAA
- the ampG gene encoding muropeptide MFS transporter AmpG has protein sequence MSSQYLRIFQQPKSAILLILGFASGLPLALTSGTLQAWMTVENIDLKTIGFFSLVGQAYVFKFLWSPMMDRYTPPFLGRRRGWLLMTQAMLLLAVAAMGFLEPASQLRWMAALAVVIAFCSASQDIVFDAWKTDVLSAEERGAGAAISVLGYRLGMLVSGGLALWLADRYLGWQGMYWLMAALLIPCMIATFLAPEPSDVIPVPRSLEQAVAEPLRDFFGRNNAWLILLLIVLYKLGDAFAMSLTTTFLIRGVGFDAGEVGVVNKTLGLIATIIGALYGGVLMQRLSLFRALLIFGILQGVSNAGYWLLSITDKHMLSMAAAVFFENLCGGMGTAAFVALLMTLCNKSFSATQFALLSALSAVGRVYVGPIAGWFVEAHGWAEFYLFSVFAAIPGLLLLLICRRSLEYTQQTEHFMVRTRFPTAYRFALRILLVGSLLLALWLIVTILNATTTLALPFSLLLLDTGALLALTGILTGALLDYLAMRESHRV, from the coding sequence ATGTCCAGTCAATACTTACGTATTTTCCAGCAGCCTAAATCAGCTATCCTGCTGATCCTCGGTTTCGCCTCCGGTTTACCCCTCGCTCTGACATCCGGCACGCTTCAGGCGTGGATGACCGTAGAAAATATCGATCTCAAAACCATCGGCTTCTTCTCGCTGGTCGGCCAGGCCTATGTCTTCAAGTTCTTATGGTCGCCGATGATGGACCGTTACACACCGCCGTTCCTCGGCAGGCGTCGTGGCTGGTTGCTGATGACCCAGGCGATGCTGCTGCTGGCGGTTGCCGCGATGGGCTTCCTCGAACCCGCGTCGCAGCTGCGCTGGATGGCCGCGCTGGCGGTAGTGATCGCCTTCTGCTCCGCGTCGCAGGATATCGTTTTTGATGCCTGGAAAACGGACGTGCTCTCGGCCGAAGAGCGTGGCGCCGGGGCCGCTATCAGCGTGCTGGGCTATCGCCTGGGGATGCTGGTCTCCGGCGGGCTGGCATTATGGCTGGCAGACCGTTATCTGGGCTGGCAGGGCATGTACTGGCTGATGGCTGCCCTGCTGATCCCGTGCATGATTGCAACGTTCCTGGCTCCTGAACCGAGCGACGTTATTCCCGTTCCCCGCTCCCTCGAACAGGCGGTTGCCGAACCGCTGCGCGACTTCTTTGGCCGCAACAATGCCTGGCTTATTCTGCTGCTGATTGTGTTGTATAAGCTCGGGGATGCGTTTGCCATGAGCCTGACCACCACCTTTTTAATCCGCGGCGTAGGCTTCGATGCTGGCGAAGTGGGGGTGGTGAATAAGACGCTGGGGCTGATTGCTACTATTATCGGCGCGCTGTATGGCGGCGTCCTGATGCAGCGCTTAAGCCTGTTCCGCGCGCTGCTGATCTTCGGCATCCTGCAGGGCGTGTCGAATGCCGGTTACTGGCTGCTCTCCATCACCGATAAGCATATGCTCAGCATGGCGGCGGCAGTGTTCTTTGAAAACCTGTGCGGCGGGATGGGGACGGCTGCGTTTGTCGCCCTGCTGATGACCCTGTGCAACAAATCCTTCTCCGCGACCCAGTTCGCCCTGCTCTCTGCGCTCTCTGCCGTGGGTCGGGTGTATGTTGGCCCTATCGCGGGCTGGTTTGTGGAAGCGCACGGTTGGGCTGAGTTTTATCTCTTTTCCGTCTTTGCGGCTATTCCGGGGCTGTTGTTGCTCTTAATATGTCGTCGCTCGCTGGAATATACCCAGCAGACGGAACACTTTATGGTCCGGACGCGTTTCCCGACGGCCTATCGCTTTGCATTAAGAATATTGCTGGTGGGATCGCTGTTACTGGCGCTGTGGCTCATCGTGACGATTCTCAATGCCACCACCACCCTCGCACTGCCGTTTAGCCTGCTCCTGCTGGACACAGGCGCTCTTCTGGCGCTGACCGGGATCCTGACGGGTGCCCTCCTTGACTACCTGGCCATGCGTGAGAGCCACAGGGTGTGA
- a CDS encoding lipoprotein has translation MLKKLLFPLVALFMLAGCATPPTTIDVSPKISLPQQDPSLMGVTVSINGADQRTDQALAKVTRDNQLVTLTASRDLRFLLQEVLEKQMTARGYMVGPSGAVDLQIIVNNLYADVSQGNVRYNIATKADIAIIATAKNGNKMNKNYRASYSVEGAFQATNTNIANAVNSVLTDTIADMAQDTSIHEFIKQNAR, from the coding sequence ATGTTAAAAAAACTCCTTTTCCCTTTAGTCGCCCTCTTTATGCTGGCCGGCTGTGCTACCCCGCCAACTACTATTGATGTTTCGCCGAAGATCTCTCTGCCGCAGCAGGACCCAAGCCTGATGGGCGTCACCGTCAGCATCAACGGCGCGGATCAGCGCACAGACCAGGCGCTGGCGAAAGTCACCCGTGATAACCAGCTGGTGACGCTGACGGCCTCCCGCGATCTGCGTTTCCTGCTGCAGGAAGTGCTCGAGAAGCAAATGACCGCACGCGGCTACATGGTTGGCCCAAGCGGCGCGGTAGATCTGCAGATTATCGTCAACAACCTGTACGCTGACGTCTCTCAGGGCAACGTGCGCTACAACATCGCGACCAAAGCCGATATCGCCATCATCGCCACCGCGAAGAACGGCAATAAGATGAACAAGAACTACCGTGCGAGCTACTCTGTTGAGGGCGCATTCCAGGCAACCAACACCAATATCGCTAATGCCGTAAACAGTGTGCTGACCGACACCATCGCCGATATGGCGCAGGACACCAGCATTCACGAATTCATCAAGCAGAACGCACGTTAA
- the bolA gene encoding transcriptional regulator BolA — MMIREQIEDKLRAAFEPVFLEVVDESYRHNVPAGSESHFKVVLVSDRFAGERFLNRHRMIYGTLTEELSTTVHALALHTYTIKEWKGLQDTIFASPPCRGAGTIA; from the coding sequence ATGATGATACGTGAACAGATTGAAGATAAGTTAAGGGCGGCGTTCGAACCTGTGTTCCTTGAAGTCGTCGACGAAAGCTATCGTCATAACGTACCGGCAGGCTCTGAGAGCCACTTTAAAGTGGTGCTGGTCAGCGATCGTTTCGCTGGTGAGCGTTTTCTTAACCGTCACCGTATGATTTACGGAACCCTGACGGAAGAGCTCTCGACCACGGTCCATGCGCTGGCGTTGCACACTTATACGATCAAAGAGTGGAAGGGCTTGCAGGATACGATTTTCGCATCGCCACCGTGCCGGGGAGCCGGGACGATCGCGTAA
- the tig gene encoding trigger factor, whose translation MQVSVETTQGLGRRVTITIAADSIENAVKSELVNVAKKVRIDGFRKGKVPMNVVAQRYGASVRQDVLGDLMSRNFVDAIIKEKINPAGSPTYVPGEYKLGEDFTYAVEFEVYPEVELKGLDAIEVEKPIVEVTEADVDGMLDTLRKQQATWKDKDGAADAEDRVTIDFSGSVDGEEFEGGKASDFVLAMGQGRMIPGFEDGIKGHKAGEEFTIDVTFPEEYHAENLKGKAAKFAITLKKVEDRELPELTADFIKRFGVEDGSVEGLRAEVRKNMERELKGAVRNRVKSQAIDGLVKANEIEIPAALIDSEIDVLRRQAAQRFGGNEKQALELPRELFEEQAKRRVVVGLLLGEVIRTHELKADEERVKGLIEEMASAYEDPSEVVAFYGSNKELMENMRNVALEEQAVEAVLAKAKVSEKATSFNELMNQQA comes from the coding sequence ATGCAAGTTTCAGTTGAAACCACTCAAGGCCTTGGCCGCCGTGTAACGATTACAATCGCTGCTGACAGCATCGAAAACGCTGTAAAAAGCGAGCTGGTCAACGTAGCAAAGAAAGTCCGTATTGACGGCTTCCGCAAGGGCAAAGTACCGATGAATGTCGTTGCTCAGCGTTATGGCGCTTCTGTTCGCCAGGACGTGCTGGGCGACCTGATGAGCCGCAACTTCGTTGACGCGATCATCAAAGAAAAAATCAATCCAGCCGGTTCCCCGACCTATGTTCCGGGCGAATACAAACTGGGCGAAGACTTCACCTACGCGGTAGAGTTCGAAGTGTACCCGGAAGTTGAGCTGAAAGGTCTGGACGCGATCGAAGTTGAAAAACCAATCGTTGAAGTGACTGAAGCCGACGTTGACGGCATGCTGGACACCCTGCGTAAGCAGCAGGCGACCTGGAAAGATAAAGACGGCGCTGCAGATGCAGAAGACCGTGTCACCATCGACTTCTCCGGCTCTGTAGACGGCGAAGAGTTCGAAGGCGGCAAAGCGTCTGACTTCGTACTGGCGATGGGTCAGGGTCGTATGATCCCAGGCTTTGAAGACGGTATCAAAGGCCACAAAGCGGGCGAAGAGTTCACCATCGACGTGACCTTCCCGGAAGAGTACCACGCTGAAAACCTGAAAGGTAAAGCGGCGAAATTCGCCATTACCCTGAAGAAAGTTGAAGACCGCGAACTGCCAGAACTGACTGCAGATTTCATCAAACGTTTCGGCGTTGAAGATGGTTCTGTTGAAGGCCTGCGTGCAGAAGTGCGTAAAAACATGGAACGCGAGCTGAAAGGCGCAGTGCGTAACCGCGTTAAGTCTCAGGCGATCGACGGTCTGGTGAAAGCTAACGAAATCGAGATCCCTGCGGCCCTGATCGACAGCGAAATCGACGTTCTGCGTCGCCAGGCTGCACAGCGCTTCGGTGGCAACGAGAAACAAGCTCTGGAACTGCCACGCGAGCTGTTCGAAGAGCAGGCTAAACGCCGCGTTGTTGTTGGTCTGCTGCTGGGCGAAGTGATTCGTACCCACGAGCTGAAAGCTGACGAAGAGCGCGTTAAAGGTCTGATCGAAGAGATGGCTTCTGCCTATGAAGATCCGTCAGAAGTGGTTGCTTTCTACGGCAGCAACAAAGAGCTGATGGAAAACATGCGCAACGTAGCTCTGGAAGAGCAGGCTGTTGAAGCCGTTCTGGCCAAAGCGAAAGTGTCCGAAAAAGCCACTTCTTTCAACGAACTGATGAACCAACAGGCTTAA
- the clpP gene encoding ATP-dependent Clp endopeptidase proteolytic subunit ClpP produces the protein MSYSGERDNFAPHMALVPMVIEQTSRGERSFDIYSRLLKERVIFMTGQVEDHMANLIVAQMLFLEAENPEKDIYLYINSPGGVITAGMSIYDTMQFIKPDVSTICMGQAASMGAFLLTAGAKGKRFCLPNSRVMIHQPLGGYQGQATDIEIHAREILKVKGRMNELMAHHTGQSLEQIERDTERDRFLSAPEAVEYGLVDSILTHRN, from the coding sequence ATGTCATACAGTGGCGAACGAGATAACTTTGCACCCCATATGGCGTTGGTGCCAATGGTTATTGAACAGACCTCTCGAGGTGAACGTTCTTTTGATATCTACTCCCGTCTGCTTAAAGAACGCGTTATCTTCATGACCGGCCAGGTGGAAGACCACATGGCGAACCTGATCGTAGCGCAGATGCTGTTTCTGGAAGCGGAAAACCCGGAAAAAGACATTTACCTGTACATCAACTCCCCTGGTGGCGTGATCACTGCCGGGATGTCCATTTACGATACCATGCAGTTCATCAAGCCTGATGTGAGCACCATTTGTATGGGCCAGGCGGCATCGATGGGCGCATTCCTGCTGACCGCAGGGGCGAAAGGCAAGCGTTTCTGCCTGCCAAACTCGCGCGTAATGATTCACCAGCCGCTGGGCGGGTACCAGGGCCAGGCGACAGATATTGAAATTCATGCCCGTGAAATCCTGAAGGTAAAAGGACGCATGAATGAACTTATGGCTCATCATACGGGTCAATCATTAGAGCAGATCGAGCGTGATACCGAGCGCGATCGCTTCCTGTCCGCACCAGAGGCAGTAGAGTACGGCTTAGTCGACTCCATTTTGACCCACCGTAATTGA
- the lon gene encoding endopeptidase La gives MNPERSERIEIPVLPLRDVVVYPHMVIPLFVGREKSIRCLEAAMDHDKKIMLVAQKEASTDEPGVNDLFTVGTVASILQMLKLPDGTVKVLVEGLQRARITTLSDDGEHFAAKAEYLDSPQLDEREQEVLVRTAISQFEGYIKLNKKIPPEVLTSLNSIDDPARLADTIAAHMPLKLADKQSVLEMSDVNERLEYLMAMMESEIDLLQVEKRIRNRVKKQMEKSQREYYLNEQMKAIQKELGEMDDAPDENEALKRKIDAAKMPKEAKEKAEAELQKLKMMSPMSAEATVVRGYIEWMVQVPWNARSKVKKDLRQAQEILDTDHYGLERVKDRILEYLAVQSRVNKLKGPILCLVGPPGVGKTSLGQSIAKATGRKYIRMALGGVRDEAEIRGHRRTYIGSMPGKLIQKMAKVGVKNPLFLLDEIDKMSSDMRGDPASALLEVLDPEQNVAFSDHYLEVDYDLSDVMFVATSNSMNIPAPLLDRMEVIRLSGYTEDEKLNIARRHLLSKQIERNALKESELTVDDSAIIGIIRYYTREAGVRSLEREISKLCRKAVKQLLLDKTLKHIVINGDNLHEYLGVQRYDYGRADSENRVGQVTGLAWTEVGGDLLTIETACVPGKGKLTYTGSLGEVMQESIQAALTVVRARAEKLGINPDFYEKRDIHVHVPEGATPKDGPSAGIAMCSALVSCLTGNPVRADVAMTGEITLRGQVLPIGGLKEKLLAAHRGGIKTVLIPYENKRDLEEIPDNVIADLDIHPVKRIEEVLTLALQNEPYGMQVVTAK, from the coding sequence ATGAATCCTGAGCGTTCTGAACGCATTGAAATCCCCGTATTGCCGTTGCGCGATGTGGTGGTTTATCCGCACATGGTCATACCCTTATTTGTAGGGCGGGAAAAATCTATCCGTTGCCTTGAAGCCGCCATGGATCATGATAAAAAAATCATGCTGGTTGCGCAGAAAGAAGCATCAACGGATGAGCCGGGTGTAAACGATCTTTTCACCGTCGGGACCGTGGCCTCTATTTTACAAATGCTGAAGCTGCCTGATGGTACCGTCAAGGTGCTGGTCGAGGGGCTGCAGCGTGCGCGTATTACCACGCTATCTGATGATGGCGAACACTTCGCAGCAAAAGCCGAATACCTGGACTCGCCTCAGCTTGACGAGCGTGAGCAGGAGGTGCTGGTTCGCACCGCGATCAGTCAGTTTGAAGGCTATATCAAGCTGAACAAAAAAATCCCACCAGAAGTGCTGACGTCGCTGAACAGCATCGACGATCCGGCACGTCTGGCTGACACCATCGCAGCGCACATGCCGCTGAAGCTGGCTGACAAACAGTCCGTGCTGGAGATGTCCGACGTTAACGAGCGTCTGGAATATCTGATGGCGATGATGGAGTCTGAAATCGATCTGCTGCAGGTTGAGAAACGCATTCGCAACCGCGTGAAAAAGCAGATGGAGAAATCTCAGCGCGAGTACTATCTGAACGAGCAGATGAAGGCCATTCAGAAAGAGCTCGGTGAGATGGATGACGCACCGGACGAAAACGAAGCGCTGAAGCGTAAGATCGACGCGGCGAAAATGCCGAAAGAGGCAAAAGAGAAGGCCGAAGCAGAACTGCAGAAGCTGAAAATGATGTCTCCGATGTCGGCCGAAGCGACCGTTGTACGCGGCTATATCGAGTGGATGGTTCAGGTTCCGTGGAACGCCCGCAGCAAGGTTAAAAAAGACCTGCGTCAGGCCCAGGAGATCCTGGATACCGACCACTACGGTCTTGAGCGCGTCAAAGATCGCATCCTTGAGTATCTCGCGGTTCAAAGCCGTGTTAACAAGCTCAAAGGCCCGATTTTGTGCCTGGTCGGGCCGCCGGGGGTGGGTAAAACCTCTCTGGGACAGTCCATTGCTAAAGCCACCGGACGTAAATACATCCGTATGGCGCTGGGCGGCGTGCGTGACGAAGCGGAAATCCGCGGTCACCGTCGGACCTACATTGGTTCAATGCCGGGCAAACTGATCCAGAAAATGGCGAAAGTGGGGGTTAAAAACCCGCTGTTCCTGCTGGATGAGATCGACAAAATGTCGTCCGACATGCGCGGCGATCCGGCTTCAGCCCTGCTTGAAGTGCTGGATCCTGAGCAGAACGTGGCGTTCAGCGATCACTACCTGGAAGTGGACTACGACCTCAGCGATGTGATGTTCGTAGCGACCTCCAACTCCATGAATATCCCGGCCCCGCTGCTGGATCGTATGGAAGTGATCCGTCTTTCTGGCTACACCGAAGACGAAAAACTGAACATTGCCCGCCGTCATTTGCTGTCGAAGCAGATTGAACGTAACGCACTGAAAGAAAGCGAATTGACCGTTGATGACAGCGCAATCATCGGCATTATTCGTTACTACACCCGTGAAGCGGGCGTGCGTAGCCTGGAGCGTGAAATCTCCAAGCTGTGTCGTAAGGCGGTGAAACAGCTGCTGCTCGACAAGACGTTGAAGCACATTGTAATTAATGGCGACAACCTGCATGAATACCTCGGTGTTCAGCGCTACGACTATGGCCGTGCGGACAGCGAAAACCGCGTAGGCCAGGTGACCGGTCTGGCGTGGACGGAAGTGGGCGGCGATCTGCTGACCATCGAAACCGCCTGCGTACCGGGTAAAGGCAAGCTGACCTATACCGGCTCGCTGGGTGAAGTGATGCAGGAGTCCATTCAGGCTGCGCTGACCGTGGTGCGCGCGCGTGCGGAAAAACTGGGTATTAATCCGGACTTTTACGAAAAACGCGACATTCACGTTCACGTGCCGGAAGGGGCAACGCCGAAGGATGGCCCAAGCGCGGGTATCGCGATGTGTAGCGCTCTGGTCTCCTGCCTGACCGGCAACCCGGTGCGTGCCGATGTGGCGATGACCGGTGAAATCACCCTGCGTGGCCAGGTCCTGCCGATTGGCGGTTTGAAAGAAAAACTGCTGGCAGCTCACCGTGGCGGCATTAAAACGGTCCTCATCCCGTATGAGAACAAGCGCGATCTGGAAGAGATTCCGGATAACGTTATCGCCGATCTGGATATCCATCCGGTGAAACGTATCGAGGAAGTTCTGACCCTTGCACTGCAGAACGAGCCTTACGGAATGCAGGTTGTGACCGCAAAATAG
- the hupB gene encoding nucleoid-associated protein HU-beta produces MNKSQLIDKIAAGADISKAAAGRALDALIASVTESLQAGDDVALVGFGTFAVKERAARTGRNPQTGKEITIAAAKVPGFRAGKALKDAVN; encoded by the coding sequence GTGAATAAATCTCAACTGATTGACAAAATTGCTGCGGGTGCTGATATCTCCAAAGCTGCGGCTGGACGTGCGTTAGATGCTTTGATTGCTTCTGTTACCGAATCTCTGCAGGCTGGGGACGACGTGGCGCTGGTAGGTTTTGGTACTTTTGCTGTTAAAGAGCGTGCTGCCCGTACTGGCCGCAACCCTCAGACCGGTAAAGAGATCACCATCGCTGCTGCTAAAGTTCCGGGCTTCCGCGCCGGCAAAGCGCTGAAAGACGCAGTAAACTGA
- the ppiD gene encoding peptidylprolyl isomerase produces MMDSLRTAANSLVLKIIFGIIIVSFILTGVSGYLIGGSANYAAKVNDQEISRGQFENAFAGERNRMQQQLGDQFSELAANEGYMKNLRQQTLNRLIDEALLDQYARDLGLSISDDQVKKAIFSTPAFQNDGKFDNTRYNAIVNQMGMTPDQYAQALRNQLTTQQLINAVVGTDFMLKGEADELATLVSQQRVVREATFDVNALAAKQQASDEEVKSYYEQNKNNFTAPEQFRVSYIKLDAAAMQENASDAEIKSYYDQHQDQFTQPQRNRFSVIQTKTEADAKAALDELNKGTDFATVAKEKSTDIISAKNGGDMGWLEEGTTPDELKNAGLKEKGQLSGVIKSSVGFLVVRLDDITPATTKPLAEVHDDIAAKVKQEKALDGFYALQQKVSDAASNDNESLAGAEQAAGAKAVTTGWFGHDNLPEELNFKPVADAIFNGGLVGENGTPGSNSDIITVDGDRAFVLRVSEHKPEAIKPLDEVKDQITALVKHNKAVQQAKLDAEKLLAELKAGKGDEALKEAGLSFGEAKTLSRTGQDPISQAAFGLSLPAKDKPSFGIANDMQGNVVVLALDEVKAGTMPEAQKKAMVQGITQNNAQIAFEALMSNLRKEAKIKLGDIITQQ; encoded by the coding sequence ATGATGGACAGCTTACGCACGGCTGCTAACAGTCTCGTGCTCAAGATTATTTTCGGTATCATTATCGTGTCGTTCATTTTGACCGGCGTGAGCGGATACCTGATTGGCGGTAGTGCAAACTACGCCGCAAAAGTGAACGACCAGGAAATCAGCCGTGGGCAGTTTGAGAATGCATTTGCCGGTGAACGTAACCGCATGCAGCAACAGCTGGGCGATCAGTTCTCTGAACTGGCGGCGAATGAAGGGTACATGAAAAACCTGCGTCAGCAGACGCTGAACCGTCTTATCGACGAAGCGCTGCTGGATCAGTACGCCCGTGACCTCGGTCTGAGCATCAGCGACGATCAGGTCAAGAAAGCCATTTTCTCCACCCCGGCTTTCCAGAATGACGGCAAATTTGATAACACCCGCTATAACGCGATCGTGAATCAGATGGGTATGACCCCGGATCAATACGCTCAGGCGCTGCGTAACCAGCTGACCACTCAGCAGCTGATCAACGCCGTCGTGGGCACCGACTTCATGCTCAAAGGCGAAGCGGATGAACTGGCGACGCTGGTTTCTCAGCAGCGCGTCGTACGTGAAGCCACTTTCGACGTGAACGCCCTGGCCGCTAAGCAGCAGGCGAGCGACGAAGAGGTGAAGAGCTACTACGAGCAGAACAAAAACAACTTTACCGCTCCGGAGCAGTTCCGCGTGAGCTACATCAAGCTGGATGCGGCTGCGATGCAGGAAAACGCCTCCGATGCGGAGATCAAGTCTTACTACGATCAGCATCAGGATCAGTTTACTCAGCCACAGCGTAACCGTTTCAGCGTGATTCAGACTAAAACTGAAGCCGACGCCAAAGCGGCGCTGGACGAGCTGAATAAAGGCACCGACTTCGCAACGGTCGCGAAAGAGAAATCCACCGATATCATCTCCGCCAAAAACGGCGGTGACATGGGCTGGCTGGAAGAGGGCACTACGCCGGACGAGCTGAAAAATGCCGGTCTGAAAGAGAAAGGTCAACTTTCTGGTGTGATCAAATCCTCCGTCGGCTTCCTGGTGGTGCGTCTCGATGACATCACCCCTGCGACTACTAAACCGCTGGCTGAGGTTCATGATGACATCGCGGCGAAAGTGAAGCAGGAGAAAGCGCTGGATGGCTTCTATGCGTTGCAGCAGAAAGTGAGCGACGCGGCCAGCAATGACAACGAATCGCTGGCGGGCGCTGAGCAGGCTGCGGGTGCGAAAGCAGTGACTACCGGCTGGTTTGGTCATGACAACCTGCCGGAAGAGCTGAACTTCAAACCGGTTGCGGATGCCATCTTCAATGGCGGTCTGGTTGGCGAAAACGGTACTCCGGGCAGCAACTCTGACATCATCACCGTTGACGGCGATCGCGCCTTCGTTCTGCGCGTGAGCGAGCACAAGCCGGAAGCGATCAAGCCCCTGGATGAGGTGAAAGACCAAATCACTGCGCTGGTGAAACATAACAAAGCCGTGCAACAGGCTAAGCTGGACGCTGAGAAGCTGCTGGCCGAGCTGAAAGCCGGTAAAGGTGACGAGGCGCTGAAAGAGGCTGGCCTGAGCTTTGGCGAGGCGAAGACGCTGAGTCGTACCGGTCAGGATCCGATCAGCCAGGCGGCATTCGGTCTGAGCCTGCCGGCGAAAGACAAGCCGAGCTTCGGTATCGCCAACGATATGCAGGGCAACGTGGTGGTACTGGCGCTGGACGAAGTGAAAGCGGGCACTATGCCGGAAGCGCAGAAGAAAGCGATGGTTCAGGGTATCACCCAGAACAACGCACAGATTGCCTTCGAAGCACTGATGAGCAACCTGCGTAAAGAAGCCAAAATCAAGCTGGGCGATATCATCACTCAGCAATAA
- a CDS encoding helix-hairpin-helix domain-containing protein — MKHGIKALFITLAFMSAGMSHCSLAATPAAKTQTAQGRSDAPTLATSPQQSKAAEAEKGRISINSAPAEELARVMNGVGLKKAQAIVSYREEYGPFKTLDDLKQVPGMGGALVERNLPFLTL, encoded by the coding sequence ATGAAACATGGAATCAAAGCCCTCTTTATTACGCTTGCCTTTATGTCTGCCGGGATGAGCCACTGCTCCCTTGCGGCGACACCTGCCGCCAAAACGCAGACCGCGCAAGGCCGGTCTGATGCGCCGACCCTCGCCACCTCACCCCAGCAGTCGAAAGCGGCGGAAGCGGAGAAGGGACGGATCAGCATCAACTCCGCCCCGGCGGAGGAGCTGGCGCGGGTGATGAACGGCGTGGGGCTGAAGAAAGCCCAGGCGATCGTCAGCTACCGTGAAGAGTATGGCCCCTTCAAAACGCTCGATGATCTGAAGCAGGTCCCCGGCATGGGTGGGGCGCTGGTGGAGCGTAATCTTCCATTCCTGACGCTGTAA
- a CDS encoding YbgC/FadM family acyl-CoA thioesterase, whose protein sequence is MQTQIKVRGYHLDVYQHVNNARYLEFLEEARWDGLENSDSFKWMTEHRIAFVVANININYRRPAVLSDLLTVTSQLQQLNGKSGVLSQVVTLEPEGQVVADALITFVCIDLQTQKAFPLEGELREKLELLIK, encoded by the coding sequence ATGCAGACTCAAATCAAAGTACGCGGCTACCATCTGGATGTTTACCAACACGTTAATAACGCACGTTATCTTGAGTTTCTCGAGGAGGCGCGCTGGGACGGGCTGGAAAATAGCGACAGCTTTAAGTGGATGACCGAGCATCGTATCGCCTTTGTGGTGGCGAACATCAACATTAACTACCGCCGCCCCGCAGTCCTCAGCGATCTCCTCACCGTCACCAGCCAGCTGCAGCAGCTGAACGGCAAAAGTGGAGTGTTGAGTCAGGTAGTGACGCTTGAGCCAGAAGGGCAGGTGGTGGCTGATGCGCTGATTACCTTTGTCTGCATCGATCTGCAAACCCAGAAAGCGTTTCCGCTGGAAGGAGAGTTACGTGAGAAGCTGGAGCTGTTAATCAAATAG